A window of the Pseudoliparis swirei isolate HS2019 ecotype Mariana Trench chromosome 13, NWPU_hadal_v1, whole genome shotgun sequence genome harbors these coding sequences:
- the kcnj2a gene encoding inward rectifier potassium channel 2a has protein sequence MGSVRASQYSIVSSEEDGMKLAAAAAAAAAAAPNGYAKSKVLTRHRPQSRFVKKDGHCNVQFINVSEKGQRYLADIFTTCVDIRWRWMFIIFCLAFLLSWLFFGCVFWLVAIFHGDSAGDAKKCVSNVSSFTAAFLFSIETQTTIGYGYRYVTDECPVAVFMVVFQSIVGCIIDAFIIGAVMAKMAKPKKRNETLVFSHNATVAMRDNKLCLMWRVGNLRKSHLVEAHVRAQLLKSRTTAEGEYIPLDQTDIDVGFDSGVDRIFLVSPITIVHEIGEGSPFYDMSRQDLETSEFEIVVILEGMVEATAMTTQCRSSYVAGEILWGHRFDPVLFEEKNYYKVDYSRFHKTYEVASTPLCSARDLAEKKYILSASNSFYYENEMALENKEDTDEGNGGSVGPDGTQADNISEAEHGQAPAPAPPPEPRPLRRESEI, from the coding sequence ATGGGAAGCGTGCGAGCCAGCCAATACAGCATTGTGTCATCCGAGGAGGACGGCATGaagctcgccgccgccgccgccgccgccgccgccgccgcgcccaACGGCTACGCCAAGAGCAAGGTGCTCACGCGGCACCGGCCGCAGAGCCGCTTCGTGAAGAAGGACGGCCACTGCAACGTGCAGTTCATCAACGTGAGCGAGAAGGGGCAGCGCTACCTGGCCGACATCTTCACCACCTGCGTGGACATCCGCTGGCGCTGGATGTTCATCATCTTCTGCCTCGCCTTCCTCCTGTCCTGGCTGTTCTTCGGCTGCGTCTTCTGGCTGGTGGCCATCTTCCACGGCGACTCGGCCGGCGACGCCAAGAAGTGCGTCTCCAACGTGAGCAGCTTCACCGCCGCCTTCCTGTTCTCCATCGAGACGCAGACCACCATCGGCTACGGCTACCGCTACGTGACGGACGAGTGCCCCGTGGCCGTCTTCATGGTGGTGTTCCAGAGCATCGTGGGCTGCATCATCGACGCCTTCATCATCGGCGCCGTCATGGCCAAGATGGCGAAGCCCAAGAAGAGGAACGAGACGCTGGTGTTCAGCCACAACGCCACGGTGGCCATGAGGGACAACAAGCTGTGCCTGATGTGGCGCGTGGGCAACCTGAGGAAGAGCCACCTGGTGGAGGCGCACGTGCGGGCGCAGCTCCTGAAGTCGCGGACGACGGCGGAGGGCGAGTACATCCCCCTCGACCAGACGGACATCGACGTGGGCTTCGACAGCGGCGTGGACCGCATCTTCCTGGTGTCGCCCATCACCATCGTCCACGAGATCGGCGAGGGCAGCCCGTTCTACGACATGAGCCGGCAGGACCTGGAGACCTCGGAGTTCGAGATCGTGGTCATCCTGGAGGGCATGGTGGAGGCCACCGCCATGACCACGCAGTGCCGCAGCTCCTACGTCGCCGGAGAGATCCTCTGGGGCCACCGGTTCGACCCGGTGCTCTTCGAGGAGAAGAACTACTACAAGGTGGACTACTCCCGCTTCCACAAGACGTACGAGGTGGCGAGCACGCCGCTGTGCAGCGCCCGCGACCTCGCCGAGAAGAAGTACATCCTGTCCGCCTCCAACTCCTTCTACTACGAGAACGAGATGGCGCTGGAGAACAAGGAGGACACGGACGAGGGCAACGGGGGCAGCGTGGGGCCCGACGGCACCCAGGCCGACAACATCTCGGAGGCCGAGCACGGCCAGGCTCCGGCGCCGGCACCGCCGccggagccccgccccctgagacGAGAGTCGGAGATATGA